One part of the Rutidosis leptorrhynchoides isolate AG116_Rl617_1_P2 chromosome 1, CSIRO_AGI_Rlap_v1, whole genome shotgun sequence genome encodes these proteins:
- the LOC139867677 gene encoding cytochrome c-type biogenesis protein CcmE homolog, mitochondrial, translated as MAASRFTSRIVSRILQSKNPNFHISNTRSIYSLIKSPIPQSNHFLPPSTTYRHFSTARRHPKPPTKLDIGARARQMQTRRLWTYAMTFSCIAGFIIIVLNQFEDQLVFYVTPTDALSKYIENPSKNKFRLGGLVLEGSVAHPAASHEIEFVITDLITDMLVRYEGQVPDLFREGHSVVVEGFVKPITDKIKNDASEKSVSGKARSVECYFSASEVLAKHDEKYMPAEVANAIEKNKKLLAEEANNKIDGQEAVPT; from the coding sequence ATGGCGGCATCTCGTTTCACCTCTCGAATCGTGTCACGAATTCTCCaatccaaaaaccctaatttccacATTTCAAACACCCGTTCAATCTACTCTTTAATCAAATCCCCAATTCCACAATCCAACCACTTCCTCCCACCGTCAACCACCTACCGCCACTTCTCCACCGCCCGCCGCCACCCCAAACCACCAACCAAACTCGACATCGGCGCACGCGCACGTCAAATGCAAACTCGCCGTCTCTGGACCTACGCAATGACATTCAGTTGTATCGCCGGATTCATCATCATCGTTCTCAATCAATTCGAAGATCAATTAGTATTCTACGTTACACCTACTGACGCGTTATCGAAGTACATTGAAAACCCTAGCAAAAACAAGTTCAGATTAGGCGGATTAGTGTTGGAAGGAAGCGTTGCGCATCCGGCCGCATCGCACGAAATCGAATTTGTGATTACTGATTTGATAACGGATATGTTAGTTAGGTATGAAGGACAAGTGCCTGATTTGTTTAGAGAAGGTCATTCTGTTGTTGTGGAAGGGTTTGTGAAACCGATTACTGATAAAATTAAAAACGATGCGAGCGAAAAGAGTGTTTCTGGGAAAGCGAGAAGCGTTGAGTGTTACTTTTCGGCGAGTGAGGTTTTAGCTAAACATGATGAGAAGTATATGCCTGCTGAGGTGGCGAATGCGATTGAAAAGAATAAGAAGTTACTTGCTGAAGAAGCTAATAATAAGATTGATGGACAGGAAGCTGTTCCAACTTAG